The following are from one region of the Vitis riparia cultivar Riparia Gloire de Montpellier isolate 1030 chromosome 14, EGFV_Vit.rip_1.0, whole genome shotgun sequence genome:
- the LOC117929526 gene encoding E3 ubiquitin protein ligase DRIP2-like isoform X1, producing the protein MTSQVVKVRRETIAACMTCPLCNKLLKEATTISLCLHTFCRKCIYEKLSDEEVDCCPVCNIDLGCVPVDKLRPDHNLQDIRAKIFPFKRRKISVPEVMPPIPLPVKRKERSLSSLVVSTPRVSMQTGLTGRRTKAVARKSTALRGSSFSIVEPIKKEEDSVEDCPESSSSPESRNKVAQTKKQNSSISEASKDQKPNKDTENDADPWDGKVDLWTPLNCLVEAANRTKSSKFNSQGTSLAKSEPFNAPDSEVYMPKTKAKAEPLNAADGEVCIPKTKMKEHGHKIKVQDDKNGAALLPGPVKRRRMRAVGRKRISASGEMCTPAQVVLSAAGAKRGRRNCPIWFSLVASENQEGNGPLSKIPAYYLRVKDGNLPVSFIQKYLVKKLDLTNEAEVEIRCQGEAVVPTLQLQKLVELWLRTASTSKRVATSVGTSAKEFVMVLTYTRVQAR; encoded by the exons ATGACGAGTCAGGTGGTGAAGGTACGGCGGGAGACAATAGCAGCATGCATGACATGCCCTCTTTGTAATAAGCTTTTGAAGGAAGCTACGACAATATCTCTATGTCTTCATACGT TTTGCAGGAAATGCATATATGAGAAGCTCTCAGATGAAGAGGTAGATTGCTGTCCTGTATGCAATATTGATTTGGGCTGTGTTCCTGTGGATAAACTCAG GCCTGACCACAATTTGCAAGATATAAGGGCCaaaatttttcctttcaaaagaagaaagatcAGTGTTCCTGAAGTTATGCCTCCAATTCCACTGCCAGTTAAAAGGAAGGAAAGATCACTTTCATCTTTGGTCGTAAGCACTCCCCGAGTATCAATGCAGACTGGCTTGACCGGAAGGAGAACAAAAGCTGTTGCAAGAAAGAGTACTGCTCTACGAGGTTCCAGTTTTTCCATTGTGGAACCCATTAAGAAAGAGGAAGATTCTGTGGAAGATTGTCCAGAAAGCTCAAGCTCACCTGAGTCTCGAAACAAAGTTGCTCAAACTAAGAAGCAG AATTCTTCCATATCTGAAGCTTCAAAAGATCAAAAGCCTAATAAAGATACTGAGAATGATGCTGATCCATGGGATGGAAAAGTTGATCTGTGGACACCCTTAAACTGTCTTGTTGAAGCTGCAAACAGAACCAAGTCctctaaatttaattctcaaggGACGTCTCTTGCTAAGTCGGAACCATTTAATGCTCCTGACAGTGAAGTATATATGCCTAAAACTAAAGCTAAAGCAGAGCCACTGAATGCCGCTGATGGTGAAGTCTGCATTCCTAAGACCAAAATGAAGGAGCATGGACACAAAATAAAAGTTCAAGATGATAAGAATGGAGCCGCCTTGCTTCCAGGACCAGTGAAACGTAGAAGAATGCGTGCAGTGGGCCGAAAAAGAATATCTGCATCTGGGGAAATGTGCACCCCAGCACAAGTTGTGCTAAGTGCTGCAGGGGCCAAACGCGGCAGAAGAAATTGTCCAATTTGGTTCTCATTAGTTGCTTCTGAAAACCA GGAAGGAAATGGTCCCTTGTCAAAGATACCTGCATATTACTTGAGGGTAAA GGATGGTAACTTGCCTGTCTCATTTATTCAGAAGTACCTTGTAAAGAAACTTGATCTGACCAACGAAGCTGAG GTGGAGATAAGGTGCCAGGGTGAAGCAGTGGTTCCGACGCTGCAGCTGCAGAAGTTGGTGGAGCTATGGCTGCGAACAGCATCGACATCCAAAAGAGTGGCAACATCAGTAGGCACCTCAGCCAAGGAATTTGTGATGGTCTTGACATACACAAGGGTCCAAGCCCGTTGA
- the LOC117929526 gene encoding E3 ubiquitin protein ligase DRIP2-like isoform X2, giving the protein MSSYVPDHNLQDIRAKIFPFKRRKISVPEVMPPIPLPVKRKERSLSSLVVSTPRVSMQTGLTGRRTKAVARKSTALRGSSFSIVEPIKKEEDSVEDCPESSSSPESRNKVAQTKKQNSSISEASKDQKPNKDTENDADPWDGKVDLWTPLNCLVEAANRTKSSKFNSQGTSLAKSEPFNAPDSEVYMPKTKAKAEPLNAADGEVCIPKTKMKEHGHKIKVQDDKNGAALLPGPVKRRRMRAVGRKRISASGEMCTPAQVVLSAAGAKRGRRNCPIWFSLVASENQEGNGPLSKIPAYYLRVKDGNLPVSFIQKYLVKKLDLTNEAEVEIRCQGEAVVPTLQLQKLVELWLRTASTSKRVATSVGTSAKEFVMVLTYTRVQAR; this is encoded by the exons ATGTCTTCATACGT GCCTGACCACAATTTGCAAGATATAAGGGCCaaaatttttcctttcaaaagaagaaagatcAGTGTTCCTGAAGTTATGCCTCCAATTCCACTGCCAGTTAAAAGGAAGGAAAGATCACTTTCATCTTTGGTCGTAAGCACTCCCCGAGTATCAATGCAGACTGGCTTGACCGGAAGGAGAACAAAAGCTGTTGCAAGAAAGAGTACTGCTCTACGAGGTTCCAGTTTTTCCATTGTGGAACCCATTAAGAAAGAGGAAGATTCTGTGGAAGATTGTCCAGAAAGCTCAAGCTCACCTGAGTCTCGAAACAAAGTTGCTCAAACTAAGAAGCAG AATTCTTCCATATCTGAAGCTTCAAAAGATCAAAAGCCTAATAAAGATACTGAGAATGATGCTGATCCATGGGATGGAAAAGTTGATCTGTGGACACCCTTAAACTGTCTTGTTGAAGCTGCAAACAGAACCAAGTCctctaaatttaattctcaaggGACGTCTCTTGCTAAGTCGGAACCATTTAATGCTCCTGACAGTGAAGTATATATGCCTAAAACTAAAGCTAAAGCAGAGCCACTGAATGCCGCTGATGGTGAAGTCTGCATTCCTAAGACCAAAATGAAGGAGCATGGACACAAAATAAAAGTTCAAGATGATAAGAATGGAGCCGCCTTGCTTCCAGGACCAGTGAAACGTAGAAGAATGCGTGCAGTGGGCCGAAAAAGAATATCTGCATCTGGGGAAATGTGCACCCCAGCACAAGTTGTGCTAAGTGCTGCAGGGGCCAAACGCGGCAGAAGAAATTGTCCAATTTGGTTCTCATTAGTTGCTTCTGAAAACCA GGAAGGAAATGGTCCCTTGTCAAAGATACCTGCATATTACTTGAGGGTAAA GGATGGTAACTTGCCTGTCTCATTTATTCAGAAGTACCTTGTAAAGAAACTTGATCTGACCAACGAAGCTGAG GTGGAGATAAGGTGCCAGGGTGAAGCAGTGGTTCCGACGCTGCAGCTGCAGAAGTTGGTGGAGCTATGGCTGCGAACAGCATCGACATCCAAAAGAGTGGCAACATCAGTAGGCACCTCAGCCAAGGAATTTGTGATGGTCTTGACATACACAAGGGTCCAAGCCCGTTGA
- the LOC117929624 gene encoding photosystem II reaction center W protein, chloroplastic-like produces the protein MATITASNPATSLVRASVASKGFNGISSPVLGLPAMAKKGRVRCMSEEKPCGSDMGSSISMGASLMAAAAAVAASAGPAMALVDERLSTEGTGLPFGLSNNLLGWILFGVFGLIWALYFTYTATLEEDDESGMSL, from the exons ATGGCCACCATTACAGCCAGCAACCCAGCTACATCGCTTGTGCGTGCCAGTGTAGCGAGTAAAGGATTCAATGGGATTTCATCACCCGTCCTTG GCCTGCCAGCCATGGCGAAGAAGGGACGAGTGCGGTGCATGTCTGAGGAGAAGCCCTGTGGAAGCGACATGGGGTCAAGCATCAGCATGGGGGCGTCGTTGATGGCAGCTGCTGCTGCAGTGGCAGCGTCGGCAGGGCCAGCAATGGCACTGGTGGATGAGAGACTGAGCACGGAGGGGACAGGGCTGCCCTTTGGGTTGAGCAACAACCTTCTTGGGTGGATACTTTTCGGTGTGTTTGGTTTGATCTGGGCTCTCTACTTTACCTACACTGCCACCCTCGAGGAGGATGACGAGTCTGGGATGTCCCTGTGA